One window of the Salvia splendens isolate huo1 chromosome 1, SspV2, whole genome shotgun sequence genome contains the following:
- the LOC121806283 gene encoding uncharacterized protein ycf45-like isoform X1, with amino-acid sequence MMAACFTSLSLPSATPPPPSQSHCLSSHALHKNTLFCSTIGFARPQCHRCCGVTSSRIENSHALIDDDIHALLQILPHDLRHDLLDDSNRHDLMEVILDVGRPPHACYFGDLGRRRLRKTEVSEEELEYAQNVIGELGGDNRAGIVGTLHRISAIRNRKGKVIGLTCRVGRPHRENMDMVKDLLEYGKSILFLGRPGAGKTTVMRGISRVLSDEHLKRVVIVDTSNEIGGDGDIPHPAIGGARRLQVSEPCMQHKVMIEAVENHMPEVIVVDEIGTEAEVRACCTIAQRGVMLIGSAHGKRIEDVIKNPTLCDLIGGLKTVVLGDQEARTRNCKKSVIERRADPTFPFLIEMRERHNWVVHRTDKSVDALLQGKKPLVEVRNRDEQFNVVMERWKTDD; translated from the exons ATGATGGCTGCTTGCTTCACAAGTCTATCTCTTCCCTCTGCAACTCCTCCGCCTCCATCTCAATCTCATTGTTTAAGTTCACACGCACTCCACAAAAACACACTTTTTTGTAGTACGATTGGATTTGCTCGACCGCAATGTCACCGTTGCTGCGGTGTTACGAGCTCAAGGATTGAGAACTCTCACGCGCTCATTGATGACGATATACATGCGCTGTTGCAG ATTCTTCCACATGATTTGCGCCACGATCTTTTGGATGACTCTAATCGGCATGACCTTATGGAG GTGATATTGGATGTGGGTCGTCCCCCACATGCATGTTATTTTGGAGATCTTGGCAGACGGCGTCTTAGGAAGACGGAG GTGTCCGAGGAAGAACTGGAATATGCGCAGAATGTAATTGGAGAACTAGGTGGAGATAATAGAGCTGGAATTGTAGGCACTCTGCATCGGATATCTGCAATCAGGAACAGGAAAGGGAAAGTGATTGGTCTAACTTGCAGAGTGGGAAGGCCACATAGAGAAAATATGGACATGGTCAAGGATTTGCTTGAGTATGGTAAAAGCATCTTGTTTCTGGGAAG GCCTGGTGCTGGAAAAACTACAGTCATGCGAGGGATATCTCGTGTATTGTCAGATGAGCATCTAAAGAGAGTG GTTATTGTTGATACAAGTAATGAAATTGGAGGTGATGGAGATATTCCACATCCAGCAATTGGGGGAGCAAGGAGATTGCAAGTTTCTGAACCATGCATGCAGCACAAAGTGATGATTGAGGCAGTAGAAAATCACATGCCTGAGGTGATAGTTGTTGATGAGATTGGCACAGAAGCTGAAGTGCGTGCTTGTTGTACTATTGCACAGAGAGGAGTAATGCTTATCGGTAGTGCTCATGGGAAGCGAATCGAGGATGTTATAAAAAATCCCACTCTTTGTGATTTG ATTGGAGGGCTGAAAACAGTGGTTTTGGGCGATCAAGAAGCTAGGACCAGAAATTGTAAGAAAAGCGTTATTGAGAGGAGAGCTGATCCAACATTTCCTTTTCTTATTGAAATGAGGGAAAGACATAACTGGGTGGTACATCGG ACTGACAAGAGTGTGGATGCGTTGCTTCAAGGGAAAAAGCCATTGGTTGAG GTAAGGAACAGAGATGAACAATTTAATGTTGTGATGGAGAGATGGAAAACAGATGACTAA
- the LOC121806283 gene encoding uncharacterized protein ycf45-like isoform X2, with the protein MEVILDVGRPPHACYFGDLGRRRLRKTEVSEEELEYAQNVIGELGGDNRAGIVGTLHRISAIRNRKGKVIGLTCRVGRPHRENMDMVKDLLEYGKSILFLGRPGAGKTTVMRGISRVLSDEHLKRVVIVDTSNEIGGDGDIPHPAIGGARRLQVSEPCMQHKVMIEAVENHMPEVIVVDEIGTEAEVRACCTIAQRGVMLIGSAHGKRIEDVIKNPTLCDLIGGLKTVVLGDQEARTRNCKKSVIERRADPTFPFLIEMRERHNWVVHRTDKSVDALLQGKKPLVEVRNRDEQFNVVMERWKTDD; encoded by the exons ATGGAG GTGATATTGGATGTGGGTCGTCCCCCACATGCATGTTATTTTGGAGATCTTGGCAGACGGCGTCTTAGGAAGACGGAG GTGTCCGAGGAAGAACTGGAATATGCGCAGAATGTAATTGGAGAACTAGGTGGAGATAATAGAGCTGGAATTGTAGGCACTCTGCATCGGATATCTGCAATCAGGAACAGGAAAGGGAAAGTGATTGGTCTAACTTGCAGAGTGGGAAGGCCACATAGAGAAAATATGGACATGGTCAAGGATTTGCTTGAGTATGGTAAAAGCATCTTGTTTCTGGGAAG GCCTGGTGCTGGAAAAACTACAGTCATGCGAGGGATATCTCGTGTATTGTCAGATGAGCATCTAAAGAGAGTG GTTATTGTTGATACAAGTAATGAAATTGGAGGTGATGGAGATATTCCACATCCAGCAATTGGGGGAGCAAGGAGATTGCAAGTTTCTGAACCATGCATGCAGCACAAAGTGATGATTGAGGCAGTAGAAAATCACATGCCTGAGGTGATAGTTGTTGATGAGATTGGCACAGAAGCTGAAGTGCGTGCTTGTTGTACTATTGCACAGAGAGGAGTAATGCTTATCGGTAGTGCTCATGGGAAGCGAATCGAGGATGTTATAAAAAATCCCACTCTTTGTGATTTG ATTGGAGGGCTGAAAACAGTGGTTTTGGGCGATCAAGAAGCTAGGACCAGAAATTGTAAGAAAAGCGTTATTGAGAGGAGAGCTGATCCAACATTTCCTTTTCTTATTGAAATGAGGGAAAGACATAACTGGGTGGTACATCGG ACTGACAAGAGTGTGGATGCGTTGCTTCAAGGGAAAAAGCCATTGGTTGAG GTAAGGAACAGAGATGAACAATTTAATGTTGTGATGGAGAGATGGAAAACAGATGACTAA
- the LOC121806316 gene encoding uncharacterized protein LOC121806316: protein MNGSRDAEEKGLLWKLPQLKSNQLGKLGPAFGVGAGCGFGFAFGLVGGAGFGPGIPGLQLGFGLGAGCGVGVGFGYGVGRGIAYDDNRKYSNVDKAFHSFRALSAQDEISGLVDELVVNTKKLIRATSREVNKWRGQGYD, encoded by the exons ATGAACGGAAGCAGAGACGCAGAGGAGAAGGGCTTATTATGGAAGCTGCCGCAGCTTAAATCGAATCAACTGGGAAAGCTCGGACCTGCTTTCGGCGTTGGCGCCGGCTGCGGCTTTGGTTTCGCCTTTGGTCTCGTTGGAG GTGCTGGTTTTGGTCCGGGAATCCCGGGCCTGCAGCTCGGATTCGGGCTCGGAGCTGGGTGCGGCGTTGGTGTGGGTTTTGGGTATGGCGTCGGCCGAGGGATCGCGTATGATGACAATCGGAAATACTCTAATGTTGACAAGGCTTTTCACAGCTTCCGAGCTCTCTCCGCACA GGATGAAATCAGCGGCCTTGTTGACGAGCTAGTAGTGAATACGAAAAAGCTAATTCGAGCAACTTCCAGGGAGGTGAACAAGTGGCGAGGACAGGGATATGATTAA
- the LOC121806305 gene encoding chlorophyll a-b binding protein CP26, chloroplastic — protein MASLASSLGVSDMLGNKLSLSGGSRAAPSASSPATSKTVALFSKKKAAPKAKAAAVAPADEELAKWYGPDRRIFLPDGLLDRSEIPEYLNGEVPGDYGYDPFGLGKKPENFAKYQAYELIHARWAMLGAAGFIIPEAFNKFGANCGPEAVWFKTGALLLDGNTLNYFGKNIPINLVVAVIAEVVLLGGAEYYRIINGLELEDKLHPGGPFDPLGLAKDPDQAAILKVKEIKNGRLAMFSMLGFFIQAYVTGQGPVENLAAHLSDPFGNNLLTVIAGTAERVPTL, from the exons ATGGCTTCTCTTGCATCCTCCCTTGGTGTGTCCGACATGCTCGGTAACAAACTGAGCCTCTCCGGTGGATCCCGGGCAGCCCCATCAGCATCGAGCCCCGCAACCTCCAAGACCGTGGCCCTTTTCTCGAAGAAGAAGGCAGCACCAAAGGCCAAAGCCGCTGCTGTGGCCCCCGCGGACGAGGAGCTCGCCAAGTGGTATG GACCCGACAGGAGAATTTTCTTGCCTGATGGCTTGTTGGACAGATCTGAAATCCCAGAGTACCTAAATGGAGAAGTTCCTGGAGA CTATGGATATGATCCCTTCGGCCTCGGAAAGAAACCAGAAAACTTTGCCAA ATATCAAGCTTATGAGCTGATCCACGCCCGATGGGCCATGCTTGGCGCTGCCGGTTTCATCATTCCCGAGGCATTCAACAAATTTGGTGCCAACTGTGGCCCTGAGGCTGTTTGGTTCAAG ACGGGCGCTCTGCTTCTTGACGGCAACACACTGAACTATTTCGGCAAAAACATCCCCATTAACCTTGTTGTAGCCGTGATTGCTGAGGTCGTACTTCTCGGTGGTGCTGAGTACTACAGAATTATTAATGGTTTG GAGCTGGAGGACAAGCTTCACCCGGGTGGTCCTTTCGACCCATTGGGTCTGGCTAAGGATCCGGACCAGGCTGCAATCTTGAAGGTGAAGGAGATCAAGAATGGTCGGCTAGCCATGTTCTCGATGCTTGGCTTCTTCATCCAAGCCTATGTGACCGGACAAGGTCCCGTTGAGAACCTTGCAGCGCACTTGAGCGATCCCTTTGGCAACAACTTGCTCACTGTGATTGCCGGAACAGCTGAAAGAGTTCCAACTCTCTAA
- the LOC121806296 gene encoding protein BEARSKIN1-like, with translation MAAGSSGGGGGVPPGFRFHPTDEELLHFYLKKKVSFQKFEMEVIREVDLNKIEPWDLQEKCKIGSTPQNEWYFFSHKDRKYPTGSRTNRATGAGFWKATGRDKCIRNSFNKIGMRKTLVFYRGRAPHGQKSDWIMHEYRIEDSHNEPPPNEDGWVVCRVFKKKNLFKISGRSVEGGGGGSSSGGGVMADHNSYNAAASMNQYMLHSHSQHAADLNYSHIPVDHQYSQVEPHNFHLKPLMLTSASNYDHQDYNEHHHPPPLINNMQVKDLMSRDDCESTATPHPPSFQSCEPALECDHHTSQPLTQWDPLVVTSSHTNPTQINHLSLRSEMDFWAYGK, from the exons ATGGCGGCGGGGTCAtctggcggcggcggaggtgttCCGCCGGGGTTTCGGTTTCACCCCACGGATGAGGAGCTTCTCCACTTCTACTTGAAGAAGAAGGTTTCATTTCAGAAGTTCGAGATGGAGGTTATAAGGGAGGTCGATCTCAACAAGATCGAACCCTGGGACCTACAAG AGAAGTGCAAGATCGGGTCGACTCCACAGAACGAATGGTACTTTTTCAGCCACAAGGACAGAAAGTACCCAACGGGTTCTCGGACAAATAGAGCGACGGGTGCAGGATTCTGGAAAGCAACCGGGAGAGACAAATGCATACGCAACAGCTTCAACAAGATCGGAATGAGGAAGACCCTTGTCTTCTACCGCGGCCGAGCCCCCCACGGCCAGAAGTCCGATTGGATCATGCACGAGTACAGGATCGAGGATTCCCACAACGAACCTCCTCCAAAT GAGGATGGATGGGTTGTTTGCCGCGTATTCAAGAAGAAGAATCTGTTCAAGATTAGTGGCAGAAGCGttgaaggaggaggaggaggcagcAGCAGCGGAGGAGGGGTGATGGCTGATCACAATTCATACAATGCAGCAGCTTCCATGAATCAATACATGTTGCATTCACATTCACAACATGCTGCTGATTTGAACTACTCACACATCCCAGTTGATCATCAGTACTCACAAGTTGAGCCACACAACTTCCACCTCAAGCCACTGATGCTCACCAGCGCCAGCAACTACGATCATCAAGACTATAACGAGCACCACCACCCACCGCCGCTCATCAACAACATGCAGGTCAAAGACCTGATGTCCAGAGACGACTGCGAGAGCACTGCCACTCCTCACCCCCCTAGTTTCCAATCTTGTGAGCCGGCCCTCGAATGCGACCATCACACCTCCCAACCCTTGACCCAATGGGATCCTCTTGTGGTCACTTCTTCCCACACAAATCCCACCCAAATCAACCACTTGTCTCTCAGAAGTGAGATGGACTTTTGGGCTTATGGCAAGTAG
- the LOC121793019 gene encoding probable beta-1,3-galactosyltransferase 8 isoform X2: protein MRGKSVPLKVIIGLCIACFLAGSLFTTRTQSSDDGPQHLVDVDECDHNTQRKLGEKSMTGEVAANGSRAFVVIGINTAFSSKRRRESVRETWMLKGEQLRKAEREKGVVIRFVIGHSVTRGGILDRGIDAEEAEYGDFLRLNHVEGYHQLSTKTRLFFSTAVAKWDAEFYVKVDDDVHLNLGMLVTTLANHRSKPRTYIGCMKSGPVLSQKGVKYHEPEYWKFGEEGNKYFRHATGQIYAISKDLAHYISINSGILHRFANEDVSLGAWLIGLEVQHVDDHSMCCGTPPDCEFKTHAGSVCVASFDWQCSGICKSVERMKKVHSACGEGDAAIWSLHLSN from the exons ATGAGAGGAAAATCAGTTCCATTGAAGGTTATCATTGGCCTTTGCATAGCATGCTTTCTTGCAGGCTCCCTTTTCACTACAAGAACACAATCTTCCGACGACGGCCCCCAACATCTAGTAGACGTCGACGAATGTGATCATAACACGCAACGG AAACTAGGGGAGAAAAGCATGACTGGGGAAGTGGCTGCGAACGGGAGCAGAGCATTCGTGGTGATAGGGATAAACACGGCTTTCAGCAGCAAGCGGAGGAGGGAGTCGGTGAGAGAGACGTGGATGCTGAAAGGGGAGCAGCTGAGGAAGGCGGAGAGGGAGAAGGGAGTGGTGATAAGGTTCGTGATAGGCCACAGCGTGACGCGGGGAGGGATCCTGGACCGGGGTATTGATGCAGAGGAAGCCGAGTACGGAGACTTCCTGCGCCTCAATCATGTGGAGGGCTACCACCAGCTGTCTACCAAGACGCGCTTGTTTTTCTCCACGGCTGTTGCCAAGTGGGACGCTGAGTTCTACGTCAAGGTTGACGACGACGTGCACCTCAACCTTGGGATGCTCGTCACCACTCTGGCTAACCATAGGTCGAAGCCCCGGACCTACATTGGATGCATGAAGTCCGGCCCGGTCCTTTCTCAGAA AGGAGTGAAATATCACGAGCCGGAGTACTGGAAATTCGGGGAAGAAGGGAACAAGTATTTCCGGCATGCTACCGGACAAATCTACGCGATCTCTAAGGACCTTGCCCATTATATTTCGATCAATTC AGGGATATTGCATCGGTTCGCGAACGAGGATGTATCGCTCGGAGCGTGGCTGATCGGATTGGAAGTGCAACATGTGGACGATCACTCTATGTGCTGCGGAACCCCTCCAG ATTGCGAGTTCAAAACTCACGCGGGGAGCGTGTGCGTGGCGTCATTTGATTGGCAATGCAGTGGGATATGCAAATCAgtagagagaatgaagaaggtGCATAGTGCGTGTGGAGAAGGTGATGCCGCTATTTGGAGCCTTCATCTCTCCAATTAA
- the LOC121793019 gene encoding probable beta-1,3-galactosyltransferase 8 isoform X1 has protein sequence MLSYSLMEIRIQQKRGEAGKNKVASISKKMRGKSVPLKVIIGLCIACFLAGSLFTTRTQSSDDGPQHLVDVDECDHNTQRKLGEKSMTGEVAANGSRAFVVIGINTAFSSKRRRESVRETWMLKGEQLRKAEREKGVVIRFVIGHSVTRGGILDRGIDAEEAEYGDFLRLNHVEGYHQLSTKTRLFFSTAVAKWDAEFYVKVDDDVHLNLGMLVTTLANHRSKPRTYIGCMKSGPVLSQKGVKYHEPEYWKFGEEGNKYFRHATGQIYAISKDLAHYISINSGILHRFANEDVSLGAWLIGLEVQHVDDHSMCCGTPPDCEFKTHAGSVCVASFDWQCSGICKSVERMKKVHSACGEGDAAIWSLHLSN, from the exons ATGCTTTCATATTCATTAATG GAAATCAGAATCCAGCAAAAAAGGGGTGAGGCTGGGAAGAATAAGGTGGCTTCAATCAGCAAGAAGATGAGAGGAAAATCAGTTCCATTGAAGGTTATCATTGGCCTTTGCATAGCATGCTTTCTTGCAGGCTCCCTTTTCACTACAAGAACACAATCTTCCGACGACGGCCCCCAACATCTAGTAGACGTCGACGAATGTGATCATAACACGCAACGG AAACTAGGGGAGAAAAGCATGACTGGGGAAGTGGCTGCGAACGGGAGCAGAGCATTCGTGGTGATAGGGATAAACACGGCTTTCAGCAGCAAGCGGAGGAGGGAGTCGGTGAGAGAGACGTGGATGCTGAAAGGGGAGCAGCTGAGGAAGGCGGAGAGGGAGAAGGGAGTGGTGATAAGGTTCGTGATAGGCCACAGCGTGACGCGGGGAGGGATCCTGGACCGGGGTATTGATGCAGAGGAAGCCGAGTACGGAGACTTCCTGCGCCTCAATCATGTGGAGGGCTACCACCAGCTGTCTACCAAGACGCGCTTGTTTTTCTCCACGGCTGTTGCCAAGTGGGACGCTGAGTTCTACGTCAAGGTTGACGACGACGTGCACCTCAACCTTGGGATGCTCGTCACCACTCTGGCTAACCATAGGTCGAAGCCCCGGACCTACATTGGATGCATGAAGTCCGGCCCGGTCCTTTCTCAGAA AGGAGTGAAATATCACGAGCCGGAGTACTGGAAATTCGGGGAAGAAGGGAACAAGTATTTCCGGCATGCTACCGGACAAATCTACGCGATCTCTAAGGACCTTGCCCATTATATTTCGATCAATTC AGGGATATTGCATCGGTTCGCGAACGAGGATGTATCGCTCGGAGCGTGGCTGATCGGATTGGAAGTGCAACATGTGGACGATCACTCTATGTGCTGCGGAACCCCTCCAG ATTGCGAGTTCAAAACTCACGCGGGGAGCGTGTGCGTGGCGTCATTTGATTGGCAATGCAGTGGGATATGCAAATCAgtagagagaatgaagaaggtGCATAGTGCGTGTGGAGAAGGTGATGCCGCTATTTGGAGCCTTCATCTCTCCAATTAA
- the LOC121793033 gene encoding protein NRT1/ PTR FAMILY 4.4-like, producing the protein MDREEEPESVDWRGRPSKPIRHGGMTAALFVLGLQGFEMMAVAAVGNNLITYVFNEMHFPLPKAANTVTNFVGTIFLLSLLGGFLSDSYLGSFWTMLVFGFVELSGFILLSVQAHVPGLRPEPGVQASGYKALIFYGALYLVALGSGCLKPNIISHGADQLGKHQAKKLSTFFNCAYFAFCSGELVALTVLVWVQTHSGMDVGFGVSAAAMAVGLICLISGSFAYKNTPPKGSIFTPIAQVFVAAICKRKQICPSNPNMLQSHLSIRTHKFKFLDKAACINGSDESPWRLCTVSQVEQVKILLSVVPIFACTIIFNTILAQLQTFSVQQGTSMNTHLTPNFHIPPASLQSIPYMMLIFVVPLYETAFVPLARRITGKDSGISPLQRVGTGLFVATFSMVAAAIIEHKRRVSSQTLSIFWIAPQFLIFGLSEMFTAVGLIEFFYMQSIQGMQSFLTAMTYCSYSFGFYLSSLLVSLVNRVTSTGSSGGGWLSNNDLNKDRLDLFYWMLAALSLINFFNFLFWSRWYSSGQSPALSNSSNTNTQLEQEIEKQKSLANYNS; encoded by the exons ATGGATAGGGAAGAAGAGCCTGAATCTGTTGACTGGAGAGGGAGACCTTCCAAGCCCATTCGCCACGGCGGCATGACTGCTGCTCTCTTCGTCTTAG GGCTTCAAGGCTTCGAGATGATGGCAGTGGCCGCAGTGGGCAACAACTTGATCACCTATGTTTTCAACGAGATGCATTTCCCTCTCCCCAAAGCGGCCAACACCGTCACCAACTTCGTCGGCACCATTTTCCTTCTCTCCTTGCTGGGAGGATTCCTCTCCGACTCCTACCTCGGCAGCTTCTGGACCATgctcgtattcggcttcgtcgagCTCTCCGGCTTCATCCTCCTCTCGGTCCAAGCCCATGTTCCTGGACTCCGGCCAGAGCCCGGAGTCCAGGCCTCTGGGTACAAGGCCCTCATTTTCTACGGGGCCTTGTACCTGGTGGCCCTCGGCAGCGGCTGCTTGAAGCCCAACATCATCTCCCACGGAGCTGATCAGTTGGGAAAGCACCAAGCTAAAAAGCTCTCCACTTTCTTCAACTGCGCGTATTTCGCCTTTTGCAGTGGAGAGCTTGTAGCCCTCACTGTGCTTGTGTGGGTCCAGACGCACTCCGGGATGGACGTCGGGTTTGGAGTCTCTGCTGCCGCAATGGCTGTTGGCCTCATCTGCTTGATCTCCGGCTCGTTCGCGTACAAAAACACCCCCCCTAAAGGAAGCATATTCACCCCCATTGCTCAGGTGTTTGTTGCAGCTATTTGCAAGAGGAAACAGATATGTCCATCAAATCCAAACATGCTCCAAAGCCACCTCTCCATCCGCACACACAAGTTCAAATTTCTCGACAAAGCGGCTTGCATCAACGGAAGCGACGAGAGCCCATGGCGACTCTGCACCGTTTCTCAAGTGGAGCAGGTCAAGATCTTGCTCTCCGTCGTCCCAATATTCGCGTGCACGATCATCTTCAACACCATCCTCGCTCAGCTCCAGACCTTCTCAGTCCAACAGGGGACTTCCATGAACACTCATCTCACTCCAAATTTCCACATCCCTCCAGCCTCCCTCCAGTCCATTCCCTACATGATGCTCATCTTCGTCGTCCCTTTATACGAGACTGCATTCGTCCCCCTCGCCAGGCGGATCACTGGAAAAGACTCCGGGATATCTCCCCTGCAGAGAGTCGGGACAGGGCTCTTCGTAGCCACTTTCTCCATGGTTGCTGCAGCCATCATTGAGCATAAGAGGAGAGTGTCGAGCCAGACGCTCTCCATTTTCTGGATAGCTCCGCAGTTCCTCATTTTCGGCCTCTCAGAGATGTTCACGGCCGTGGGGCTGATCGAGTTCTTCTATATGCAGTCGATACAAGGGATGCAGTCGTTCTTGACGGCCATGACATACTGCTCTTACTCATTCGGGTTTTATCTGAGCTCCCTTTTGGTCTCTTTAGTGAACAGAGTGACCTCAACCGGCTCCTCGGGAGGCGGGTGGCTCAGCAACAATGATTTGAACAAGGATAGGCTTGATCTCTTCTATTGGATGCTGGCTGCACTCAGCCTTATCAATTTCTTCAACTTTCTCTTCTGGTCAAGATGGTATTCTTCTGGTCAATCTCCAGCACTCAGTAATAGTAGTAATACTAATACCCAACTTGAGCAAGAGATAGAAAAGCAGAAGAGTTTAGCAAACTACAATAGTTGA